A single genomic interval of Penaeus monodon isolate SGIC_2016 chromosome 30, NSTDA_Pmon_1, whole genome shotgun sequence harbors:
- the LOC119592444 gene encoding uncharacterized protein LOC119592444 codes for MVNVTQKDIKNIIMRKCWQDPPPPADGCQHERRSGGTRGQQRLLVFHEKGHSLARESNGIERMKSMDLLVSRWKYRNFVISVVIVITVAFSLIGTLQLLSLGLSPIIHDGRLNLEASNHWQELVVGGEGTPDASKTRYDCHYFNCFNVYRCGRGGYQRISV; via the exons ATGGTAAATGTAACACAAAAAGACATcaagaatataataatgagaaaatgttgGCA agacccccctccccccgcggacGGGTGTCAGCACGAACGCCGCTCGGGGGGCACCAGAGGGCAGCAGCGTTTGTTGGTGTTCCATGAGAAAGGACACTCTCTCGCCAGAGAGAGTAATGGAATTGAGAGAATG AAATCAATGGACCTTTTAGTCAGTCGTTGGAAGTACCGGAATTTTGTCATATCTGTAGTCATTGTAATAACAGTGGCTTTTTCTCTCATTGGAACTTTGCAG CTCTTGAGTTTGGGATTATCTCCTATAATTCATGATGGACGATTGAATTTGGAGGCATCAAATCACTGGCAGGAATTAGTAGTTGGAGGTGAAGGTACCCCAGATGCGAGTAAGACCAGATATGACTGCCACTACTTcaattgttttaatgtttatagATGTGGACGGGGAGGATACCAACGTATATCTGTGTGA